The following proteins are encoded in a genomic region of Acidobacteriota bacterium:
- the recN gene encoding DNA repair protein RecN, with translation MLTLLKIRNIALIDELSVEFGSGLNLLTGETGSGKSIIVDSLAALTGTRVSSDLIKEGESTAQIEGLFSIGVTDRLAAVFEECGIDIDADENELIVRRELSQAGKNRVFVNNQLVTQGVLKQIGAFLVDIHGQGEQASLYDVSSHVAMLDEFAGNAKLLSDVADSYEAWASIRSELASLKKDESEKLQLLDILRFQVDEIKRVSPQSGEDDLLEEEKRRLNNIEKLSSLSEDTYKLLYDNDDSTTSTLERAARKLAELAEFDSAFNEYDEGLRSAQAVIEELAITTRDFRSKLEFSPERLNEIEDRLAELTRLKRKYGESIEAILEHLNSSEQRLQNIETAEFREEELKRELAARSAKYVDAAQKLHDSRVAAGKRFSTAVEIDLKDVALDKAKFEVRVETDQMTFTETGFDRVEFYFSANPGESPKPLAKVASGGEASRLMLILKTVARSNEAQKSAVFDEIDIGIGGRVAEAVGRKLKNLSANQQVLCVTHQPQIASLADRHFVVDKDMIGKSTNVSIRELTSVEQVEEIARMLAGEQITEAARENARTMLAGR, from the coding sequence ATGCTGACTCTTCTCAAGATCAGGAACATCGCTTTGATCGATGAGCTCTCTGTCGAATTCGGCAGCGGGCTCAATCTGTTAACAGGCGAAACGGGCTCGGGAAAGTCTATCATTGTCGATAGCCTGGCGGCGTTGACCGGAACGCGCGTCTCGAGCGATCTGATCAAAGAAGGTGAATCGACGGCTCAGATCGAAGGCCTGTTTTCTATCGGTGTGACCGATCGGTTGGCTGCCGTTTTTGAAGAATGCGGTATCGATATAGATGCGGATGAAAATGAATTGATCGTCCGCCGCGAGCTTTCACAGGCCGGAAAGAATCGAGTTTTTGTCAACAATCAGCTAGTTACACAGGGTGTCCTTAAGCAGATCGGTGCTTTCCTCGTGGATATCCACGGCCAGGGCGAGCAGGCATCGCTTTACGACGTGTCGTCACATGTCGCGATGCTCGACGAATTTGCCGGGAACGCCAAACTACTAAGTGATGTCGCCGATTCTTATGAGGCTTGGGCGTCGATCCGGTCGGAGTTGGCTTCTCTCAAAAAAGACGAATCGGAAAAGCTGCAATTGCTCGATATCCTGCGTTTTCAGGTAGACGAAATAAAACGCGTCTCGCCGCAGTCCGGCGAAGATGATCTGCTCGAGGAAGAAAAGCGGCGGCTGAATAACATCGAAAAACTCTCTTCGCTAAGCGAAGACACCTATAAATTGCTATACGACAACGACGATTCAACGACCTCGACGCTCGAACGTGCCGCACGAAAGCTCGCCGAGCTTGCCGAGTTCGATTCCGCATTCAACGAATACGACGAAGGCCTCAGATCGGCTCAGGCCGTTATCGAAGAGCTGGCGATCACCACCCGAGATTTTCGTTCGAAGCTTGAATTTTCGCCCGAGCGGCTGAATGAGATCGAAGACCGCCTTGCCGAACTCACGCGTTTGAAGCGAAAATATGGCGAATCGATCGAGGCGATCCTCGAGCATCTCAATTCGTCCGAACAGCGGCTGCAAAATATCGAGACTGCCGAGTTTCGCGAAGAAGAGCTCAAACGCGAACTCGCCGCCCGCAGTGCGAAATACGTTGACGCTGCACAAAAACTGCATGATTCGCGCGTCGCCGCCGGAAAGCGGTTCTCAACAGCTGTTGAGATCGATCTCAAGGACGTTGCACTCGACAAGGCGAAATTCGAGGTTCGCGTCGAGACCGATCAAATGACATTTACCGAGACAGGTTTTGATCGCGTTGAGTTTTACTTTTCCGCGAATCCGGGCGAATCGCCAAAACCGCTTGCTAAAGTTGCCTCGGGCGGCGAGGCTTCGCGTTTGATGCTGATCCTTAAGACCGTGGCCAGATCGAACGAAGCACAAAAGAGCGCCGTTTTTGATGAGATAGATATCGGGATCGGCGGCCGTGTTGCTGAGGCGGTCGGGCGAAAATTGAAAAACCTTTCAGCGAATCAGCAAGTCCTATGTGTTACACATCAGCCGCAGATAGCTTCGCTTGCGGACAGGCATTTTGTCGTAGACAAAGATATGATCGGAAAGAGCACTAATGTTTCGATCCGGGAACTTACCTCGGTCGAGCAGGTCGAAGAGATAGCCCGGATGCTCGCCGGCGAACAGATAACCGAGGCTGCCCGCGAAAATGCCCGGACGATGCTGGCCGGACGGTAA